The following DNA comes from Lynx canadensis isolate LIC74 chromosome B1, mLynCan4.pri.v2, whole genome shotgun sequence.
AGGACAGCTGATGGTGACTATTCTCTCATTAGAGCTTCAGCATTATTTTGAAACACACGTTCAACAGGTCTGagcatcattcttttttttttttaatttttaaaaaatgtttttatttatttttgaaggagagagagagagacagagcatgagcgggggaggagcagagacagagggagacacagaatttgaggcaggcgccaggctctaagctgtcagcacagagcctgatgcggggctctaacacacaaactgtgagatcatgacctgagcggaagctggacgctcaactgactgagccacccaggcaccccctctcccccccacaaCCCGGCAACCCCTGCATCATTCTTTTGGAGTGTCTCATGTGGATTCAAAAATCTACTCGCACTGTTACTAGTTACACACCGTATTTGTCAACTAAAGAAGAGCTGATACAGTCTTCAGGCACAATTTTGATTGTTGCAAATTTCTGACAGGGTGTAAACATGGTTTAAATCGATTGTTTATCACCCACTTGTTGTGAACAGGGTTTCTCATGGATGGTGACTTTAAAAAAACTCGAGGATCTCATCATTAAGTGTCTGTGACTGTTTGAAATATGAAAACAGACATGAAAACTATATATTCAGAGAAGTACTTTCAAAGgtctcattaaaattttaaaatattttaattggaaaTTTTACTCCAGCTTCTAAAAATTTCATAGTTATTATGTTTTCTAATTACATTCCCAGTTTATGTGCTTAGTGTTTTGACTTTTACAGGCAGAAATTATTGGTTTCATGCAGTTCGTATactatttttcatgtgtctatctTGTCTGTGTCGCTATAACAAGATCCTATAGACTGGgttgcttaaacaacagaaatttgtctctcacagtcctggagactGGTAAGTCCAAGGTCAAGAGCAGAGGTGCGTCTGGTGAGAGACCACGTCTGGGCTCGCAGGCAGCCGTAACCTCACATGGAAAAAGGAGCAGGCTCTCTCCCGACATTCATAAAGGCACTGatcccactcatgagggctccacccttatgagTTAATCACCCCAAAGGCCCCATTTCCAGacaccatcaccttgggggttgggatttcaacatacgaattttggggcGGGGTAtaacattcagttcataacagtACCGGAGCTTTATTACAGGTAGACAGGTTATAAAATGATTATTCTGTTacggatttctctctctctctctttttttttttttgagaaagagggacggagggagggagggagggagagagagaaagagtgcttgaaggaaagggacagggaaagagggagagagagagaatctctctccAAGCCTAGCACAGAACCAGACtctgggctctatctcacaaacgtGAGGTccggacctgagctgaagtcaagagtgggacacttaaacatctgagccacccgggagccccggatttctcttattatctttaaaagtttGATCCGTTTGGAATTTATCCTAGTACAGTGTATGAAGGAAGGATGGAGTTTTCCGAACACTATTGAATAATCTTTGATTTGATGGCTTCTGTATCCTTTCTAAATGCTCATTTTTATTGGGTCTGTGTCTTGACTTCAGTGATCTGTCTAGTCATTTGTTTCCTTATCACACTGTTTTAATCATTGAGACTAAGTAATAAATAGGTTTTAACATCCAGAAAGGATACTTGTCAATACTCTTCACCTTCGGAGTTTCTCATGAGATCCttactttcaaatgttttcctatgAGACTTGCAACTAGCTTGTCTGATTCTAAGCTTTTGGATATTTTGTAAAAGGTCACACTCAATTTATAGGTTAACAGGGAGAATTGCCATGTTTGTCCTATTGAAACTTCTTATCTAAGAACATGGTGAAACTTCGcatttgttcaagtcttctgGATCCCTCCACAAAGGTTTAAAGTGCACTTGACCCTCCCCCCATCTTGAACAACACGGATTTGAACCAAGTGGGCCCATCtagatgtggatttttttttttataaatacagaactataaatgtattttctcttatcattatcttttttaacaaaatttttaaaaaagtttatttattttgagagagagagagagaatgtgggaggggcagagagagggagagacagagaatcccaggcaggctccacacggtcagcacagagcccgatggggagctcgaacccatgaactgtgagatcatatataacctgggccaaaaccaagagtctgatgcccaaccaatgaactacccaggtgcccctctcttatcattttcttttctttttttttttaatgtttatttacttttgagagagagagacagagtgtgagcaaaggaggggcagagagagagggagacacagaatctgaagcaggctgcaccgacagctcagagcctaattttgggcttgaactcacagactgtgagatcataacctgagcctaagtcggatgcttaacccactgagccacccaggtgcccctcttatcaTTTTCTTGACAAtatcttttctctagtttactttattctGGGAATACAGTACATGGTACATacatcatacaaaatatgttttaatcaaCCATTTATGTCATCGGTACGGCTTCGGGGCCACAGTAGGccattagcagttaagtttttgggAAGTCAAAAATTCTACTAAGATTTTTGGCTGCGCGGTGGAGGGCACCCCTACCTCCCCCTCTCACACCTCCcctgttgctcaagggtcaattGTAACTTCATGTAAGTATTTGCTCATTCCTTGTTAAgtttacttttacatattttactttttgtttgctattttaagtagagtcttttctttcattttatctttcagcTAGTTGTTGCTTGTACTggcaaacttaaaagaaagataaCCATCTGACGAGATTGCTTTGAAGATTAGAAATATTAtggagggggtgtctgggtggttcagtcagttaagcatctgacttcggctcagattatgatctcgaagtttgtgagtctgggccccacatggggctctgtgctgacagctcagagcctggagtctgcttcagattctgtgtctccctctctctctgcccctctcccactcactctctgtttctctgtctcaaaaataaacatttaaaaaagtttttattaaaaaaaatattatggagAAAAACACTCACCATGTACCTTGGAACATGTCTCCTTTGACCTCTTGTTAAATAGAATCCGGGTATAGACCTGATTTTTGCCATGGATTCTTATTATTAACTAATAGATTCAGATGTACCCAACGTCTCTCGAAATCACTtgatgtgccagacattgtgctaacCACATTATTTCTGGCCTCTTGtgtgattattttccatttacagatgagtaaCTGCACTTGAATGCTTTTCCTCATATCACTCAGCTGGTAAGTGACACGTCAGCTAGTAAGTTACATCCAAATCTGAACTTTTCAGGGCTATTCAATTCACTGACTCTCCATTATATTCGTTTTTCACACCCCTTGTTTTCCAaattagtttctttccttttatatacAAGGGTTAGCCCTTCGCCTCCAATTGATACATCTTATCAGCTTATCTTTGCTAATGTTTCCATCTCTTAAACAGTCAGAAGTGGATTTCCTTTACAAAACTGGAATAAATATGTTCCTCTTTCCcgtcccaccctcccccaccccaaaccgtGTACATTTTCATCTAGTGTATGATGTGAGGTTTATAACCACATTCACATTTTCCCAGGTTTCTGTCTCTTACATATGTTGTTGAAAATTGCCAACTGTAAATGGAAAAGTGGAGAGAGTGGTCGTCTCGGCCCGGTAAAGAGCCACAGGATGACAGAATAGTGGACAATTTCGCCGCCTGCTGTAGCGTGAAAAACAGGCACGTCGCGCCCTCTGGTGGTGAAAACAGGAACTGTAACCATTAGCCTCTGGCACTTGAGAGACTtggccttcccttccttccccactgaCATTCTCACCTGCGGGTTCTGCTTCGTGCAGTGTTGAAGGGTGAGGGAGAGCTAGGCCTGAGAGCTTCCAAAGGCTCTTAGCTTTTCAGTGACCTGAGTCCCTTTGAACCATCATCagattgcatttaatttttttttttaatttgcattttttttctggtcctACACAAGTTATCATATGCGCATTTTGCAAAATGGGCCAggtgaaaaaagtttaaaaaaattcaactgtTGCCCACCATTTTGGCCGTCTCTCTTCCCTAAATACGCGTGGTGTGGAGCATGGAGACCTGGTGCCTTTCCCGGTTTCTGGCCTCTCCAGGAGCGTGATTTGGGGcaatttccttcccctctctgagcctcagttttcccatctgtagagATGATTTCTGAGGGCCTTTCCAGATCCAGGCAttggtttgtttgtattttcagaTAATGAGCGGCCTCGAGCAGCAGACCCGCCCGTCCACTGGCCCACGCAGGGGGCTGCCTTCCTTGGGTCAGAGCTGGAGCATCCTCCCGGGATAGCCACACCCGGCTCCggacccctcctccactcccggCTCAGGACACTAATTGCTGTGGTCCttggtttttttcttgtggtctcTGACTTCCACTTGCTGTGAGGCTAAGGCCACAGCCTTATTTCTGTAAACTCTCATGTTCTGTAAACACAGATTACAGAGCTGTCTGGAGAGTGGACAGTGGCGTGGAGAAATCACAGCACAGCACAAGGCTCTGCCTTGTTAACTTGGTTTTTTATTGAATGCGGACTCTGTGCCGGGCAGTGCGCCGACCATGAGGGGCTCATAGGAAATGAAATAACTGATTGTCAAGCTGGACGTTGGAGAAGACACGGGAGCGCTGTCAGCTGGTGATCTCCGCGGACGGCGCAGTTTTAAGGCTGCAGAGAAGCAAAAACAGACAGAGTCTGCCATCTGGTGGCAGAAAAGAGTCATACTCCGTAAGGAAGGCTTGTGCAGTGCCTCCCAAAAAACcctaaaaagcaaaaccaaaccaaaacaaaacccccaaaaaacagagcaaaagggaaaagaagagctGACCAAGGCCTTGAGTGTCTGACAGAACAGTGGGAAcaattggatttatttattttgagagagagagagagagcgagcgagcatgagggagccggggagggacagacggagagggagagagaatctcaagcaggctcctctcagtgtggagcctgacagcTCTATcccgtgaaccaggagatcatgacctgagctgaaaccaagagtcggatgcttaactgagccacccaggtgctccggcCTGATGGGGTAATTGACTGAGAAGGGGCATGTGGGAATCTTCTGGGGGCGATGGAAATATCCTATATCTTGATCCGGGTGTGGTTTTCGGGGCTGTGTAGTACATACACGCACGTctgtatacatgtacacacatatacatatatattagtgTAACCCTCCACCCTCCCTTCAGTGCAGTTACCAGTTTGTGATCATTGATGtggttgtttatttacttttggtttaTGACTTCTACTATGCTATAGACTCAAAAAGTACAGAGattacatcccccccccccccccccccacagctttTGGTGCCTGTTTACATAGTAGCCATGAATTATCTACTTGTTAGATGAATaagtgaatacaaaaaaaaatatgaacgGATTTTTGCATTTTGGGATGCTTTGTTCTTGccctgaaggaaataaatataactcAGAATTGCACAGGATGATCAAGAGTAGTGTTtataaggaagatttttttttgaatcaaTAAAACTAtcgcgtatttatttatttttaaaagtttatttattttgagagagagagagagaaaggatgagcgggagagggtcagagagaccctctgacttcggttcaggtcatgatctcacggttcgtgggtttgagccctgcattgggctctgggctgacagctcagagcctggagcctgcttcagatttggtctccatctctgtcttccccttccctgctcatgctctgtctctctctgtctctcaaaaataaataaaatgttaaaaaattaaaaaaaaatgtgacttatgGAGAGACAGCCCAAGTGGGAGGCCAGAACGGGCGATGTACTTTCTACCGTTATTCCGACTGGGTTAGCTGTCTCTGCATGgactagtttatttttatttttattttttaaaattttattttttattttttaaaatttgcatccaaattagttagcttatagtgcaacaatgatttcaggagtagattccttaatgccccttacccatttagcccattccccctcccacaacccctccagcaaccctcagtgtgttctccatatttatgagtctcttctgtttttatttttatttttaagtaattttttctaTGCTTCCAATCTTCCAATGAAGCATACCAGATTGGCAGTATACCCTCTAGCTGAGCTCCACTTGGACTTCAAAGCTTCATGTGTCAGCAATATggtttgtatacctgaaatttgctaagaaggtggatctttttttttttttatatatgaagtttattgtcaaattggtttccatacaacacccagtgctcatcccaaaaggtgccctcctcaatacccatcacccaccctcccctccctcccaccccccatcaaccctcagtttgttctcagtttttaagagtctcttatgctttggctctctcccactctaacctcttttttttttccttcccctcccccatgggtttctgttaagtttctcaggatccacataagagtgaaaccatatggtatctgtctttctctgtatggcttatttaacttagtatcacactctccagttccgtccatgttgctacaaagggccatatttcgttctttctcattgccacatagtactccattgtgtatataaaccacaatttctttatccattcatcagtggatggacatttaggctctttccatactttggctattgttgagagtgctgctataaacattggggtacaagtgcccctatgcatcagtactcctgtatcccttgggtaaattcctagcagtgctattgctgggtcatagggtaggtctatttttaattttttgaggaacctaagAGGGTGGATCTTAAGCgttttcatcacacacacacacacacacacacataactatGCGAGGTGATAGAGGTGTATTAGCTTGATTATAGTTATTGTTTCataatgtatattaaatcatcaaGATGCATACCTTAAACACGTACACTTTTAAATTGTCAATTATACCTGGAAAAGGCTGGGGAATAAAAGCTTCTTGTGTCATAGGAAAGCCTGCAGGTCACATCATGGATTACCATAAACTCTGCCAGCTTGTATTGTGATTATTTATGCTTCTCTCCCTGTAAACAATCTCTGAGCATTTGGGGCTAGGGCCTGCCTAATCCTTTTTTGTGTATTCTCCAGGGGGAGTCTGGGAATGTTCAGTAAGAGGAAAAATGTTGGTTTTCACAGAAAAGGTTGATTGGTTTGCAAACCCTTTCCTAGATTTAAGCTCTTCTCTTTGTGTTTAAACAGATGTGAGTAAAGAAGAGACTCTACCCAccccaaagaaaatgcaaatcccCCCTTTTATAGCCTGTGCTGGGTTGTCTAGTGTTCCTCTCCAAATTCTGTCCACTTGGACCTTcaaaatatgaccttatttggaaataaggtctttgtagatgtaactAGTTGAGacgaggtcatactggattagagtcagccctaaatccaatggctggtgtccttatagaaTGCCATGTCAAGATACAGAGAccctcacagatgaggaagaagaaatgatgtAGCTCTAAGCCAAAGAGAGCCAAGGATTGCCAATAACCACCAGACCTCGGAAGAGACAAAAAACGATTTTTCTCTAGAACCTTCAGAAGGAACGTGGCCCTGCTAATACCTTGATTTTCAACTTTCTTGCCTCTAGAcccgtgagaaaataaatttctggtgttttgagccacccagtttatggtaatttgttatggcagaccTGGACCGAAAACGTAGCCAAAACTTTAGATCTCCAAGTCTGattctgaagaaagaaatttataCTAAGGCGATGGTGTTGGGAGGGGGTTCTGGTTGTCCCTGAGATTCTGCTTTCCCTTTGCGTGTGTCAGCGgatactgttttgattcctacTGCCACGGCTGTGCTGGCTTCACAGTGTATGGGTAGAATTCGGGGGCAGGAGTGCTTGCTACTTGTCTTCCATGCCTTTCCCCAGGGGCAGCAAAATCCTTCCTTCTATGTACCCCAACCTAACACCCTGCCAGGATAGTTAAGCCAGATGACACATTGCCAAGCATGTTACATATTTGCCATACAGATAATGTTAAAACAACTGTACGATAAGGTATCGGTAAACGTTCTCAGTGTCCTTCAGATTTCTTGATTTCCAGTAACATGCATTCACTCCAGACATTTTTAAGCTTAAGGGGAATGCGCTAGAGCTGGACCTCATAGCAAAGGCTCGGAAGGTGGCCATAAATGAAGGGGACCTCTCGGGTCACTCTGCTGGAGTAGGGTCCTGAAACAATCTGTTGCACTAGGAGCAACAAGTTTCCCGATGGCGCCCATGTAGTGAGACAGATGTCTGATTGCTAAGCCTAAATCCTGGGCTTTCCGCATGGCTGCCCtgtgatatggggaacaaagaTGAGCAGTTTTGGCTTCCTCAGAGAGGATGGCCACTATCTCTAGGGTTTTACCCATGGAGCCACAAGGTGAGTACAAAATGGCTTTTAGGTGTGATAATTCAGTCCTCTTCTTTATTTCATATGTGGGCTTTCAGCAAGAATAACTGAACGTTCCAGTCTCGTCCAAGCTGCACTGAAGAACATCAAAGACAGTGATGAGTGTTTCTTCTTGCATCCCGTTGTCAAAGTTAGAGCCGTATCTCACCCCAGGCTGATATAATCATGGTTTGGGGAACCACAAGAAAAGGGTAGAGATCTTTAGCCTTTATTTTGGGTTGTGGACCCTTCTGAAATCTGATGAAGGAATATTTGCTTTCTCCCTTCACccagatttctctttttatttcctgcttttatgttttgagccccacatcaggctctgcactgtcagtgcagagcctgcttgggattctcccccccccccccccacttgtacgtgctctttctttcaaaacaaatgaataaacttcaaaaaacaaaaaaaaaggctagCTAAAAAATAGATGCCCTGGGAAGCTAGCTCTGAGGACTACTGAtgatttctggtttttcttttttgctggaaTGTTGAGGATTAAGATGGGAGAGCCCGAGCAGGCAGGACTTCCAGAAAGAATGAAGCCCTTCCTAGCTCTCCAGGGTGGAGACTCAGATGTGTTCCTTCAGGCACATCCTTGGAGCAGGGAAACCCCGAGACTCAGCTGGTGTTCTTTTTCCTGAGCAGCTAATGACAAGGATCTCCACATAGATCTGTGACCTctgcccctgggggagggggccctggAGGGGTGGTGAAGAGATGCTGCCGGAGCAAGGCTGTcccactgacagctgggagttTTGTGTGGGTCTGTATGGCTCATTGCTTCCACCCCAGCAGTTGGCGAAGTGATGGTTGGTGAGTGGAATCTTAGGGCAACATTGATCTTGATGCATCAGAGCTACTGAGTAGAGCCACAAACGCAATGTAGCAGCCAGGAACGTTACAGCTTTAAGCCACAGGAAGAATTTTGAGGGGCTTGCTGTTCCATGGATCTACTTGGATTCTCGACTCCTCATTGGATCACAACCTACAATCACTACAAACTACAATTAATACTTCCAGTTAGATTCCTATGCTTAGCAATTGAGAGGTGGTATAGATTAACAGTAAAGACACAGGCTCAAGACTGTCTGGGTTCAAACCCAGTACTAACTCACTCttactggttgtgtgaccttgaaaaaTTCCTTCATCTacaaagctggagaaaaaagttgattttgttgtgagaattaagtgatttAGTAGATGTAAACCACTTAAAAgtgtgactggcacatagtaagctaTTGTTATTGAGCCCAGCATACATCATATCCTTGGGCCGGTAGCCATGTGTTAATCAACTGAATTTAAATTGGAAATAGGAATTAGTGATTGGAGACGGgagggtgggaaaaaaaaataggagatgCATTTTGCCCCAGTGCCCCTTTACAAAATACTTCTGGAATTTTGCCAGTCAGTTCGTGAGAATCTGCCTCCCATTTGTTACCCATGGCTCATTAATGATCCTTACGCACAGAGTGCAGATTTTATCCTTTTAGCTATTCATGTAGCCTTTTAATTGGATCCGTGAGGTGAGGGTCAATACTCATCGACCTGGGGAggattatttttcaacatttttacacAACAAGACAATATGTTGTGACAGAATGAAACCCACGTCCATCCCACTCTGCAACTGAAGAAGCACCTGCCTTTGAGCGCAGTGCAAGTACGGATTTGTATTCCATCATGTCTAAACAATCCATtccctgaaggaaaaaaagaatggaaaagaaaaatcaggcttCTGAGGCTGGGAGAAATCCTAGACCTGCCCGTCTCTTCCTGGTGGGGGGCCTATTACTTTGCAATTTACCTTTTACATTCTGTCCTCTCACCTCCTGTCATCTCTCAGTGAGGGCCACCACGTCTAAGGCTCATCAGAGGAAGTTGGAAGGAAATAGGAATTTGGATAGCTGAACGGTGACATGTGTGGTAAGAAGTTGGCCTCACTCTCTCGAGCTTGGGTAGGCTTTCAGGATGTGGCAACCGATGAGTGGGGCAGACACTGAAGACCACTAACTTAATTCCCATCCTTGGCTTGCTGATCCATCTGATCTTGGCGTCCCCCTGCTGGCCTTATGCCCAAAGGGGATTTTAAGTACCTGTGTTCTTGCAAGACCCCCACTTTCATGATCAGACCTATACCCATCATCTTACCTGAAGGCAGTGAGATTACCAGGAGGAAGAGTAACCCAATGAGAGAGTGCCTCATTGCTGATGAGGGCACAGAGCTGGAACGTTCTGGGGGTGGCTGCCTGGAAGCTTCCTTTATAGAGCTGGGCAAAGTTGGGTGGGGCTGGGCACTGGCCTCATTCTACTTGGAAGGGCATTCAGGGGAGACAGGCTTCTTCAGGCTTAGAGGAAGAAAAGTTCCTGGTCCTGTCGTTGCTACTTCCTCTTTTACCAATCATGGGAAAAGAAGGAACTCAGTCAAGGCCAAACAGGATCCGAGACCAGGCATCCTCCTGCCCAAGCCCAAATATTTATCCTATAACTTCATATGTATAGTGATAGAAAAATGGCAGGGAAAATGTCTACTctctttctactttgtttctcctttccttggGAGTCCCATTGAGAACACAGGAGACAAGGGAAGCAATGTTATGAACATGGGCTTAACTTAAGATCACAAAGGATGTGAGCAAGATCTTGCTGTGTTTCCAGAAATAAAGAGTGTCAACTGTTGATCTGACCAAGAGTTAGGTAGGTACTCAGACGTAACAGAGAAGGGGTATGCTTCTCTTTGGGCAGCAGATTTATTCACCTGGCTGAGGCAGATGGTATAGGGAATGTGTCACCCAGGAAAGTTCACCAAGggctttgttttccaaatggctGCTATTGAAATGTTGCCtagtatttggaaattttaaggGTTCTGGGAAAGGTGGTCTTTTTGGAGTGGGTAGGTTGGAACTCTCTTCTGGTTTCTTACAGGAAGAGCCAGATCACTGCTGTGTGCAAGGTTGGATGCCCAGCATTCAGAGTAGAGCAGGACACCACTTCCCTGGAGCTATAGGGGCATAGCTCCAGAGAAGGATCATTAGGTCTGTCTTCCCTGGAGAGGTGGAGGACGACCAAAAGTTGAGGAGACGCTTACTTTGGTTATATTCTTGCCTTGAGGCGGGCTTGTACCCAAGTGTCCCATAACCGTAGGATTCTGAGTCTGTAAAATGGTAGTAGAGCATAATTTTATTGGTTATGCTCCATTTTGCAGTCACATacccttgggtaaattatttagcatctctgagcttcagctttcTCTTCTCAAAAAGTGCACTGTAAAAGGGTTTTCTGAGGATGACAAATTACAAAGTGCATTGCACTCATCCTGGTATAGATTAGGCTcttcactcctcctcctcctccctctccccctcctcttcttcctccttctccttctccatcaccaccagcacctcttctttctcttcgttctcttcctccttcattaAATTCCACCATTAgagctgtctttctttcttttttgtacacTCTCTCCAAGAGATCTCTTAGCAAATGCAAAAAACAGCCAGGAGAGTTTTATTCTGGGTTCCAACAATGTGCATTGTTGGGAGCACCACTGTGGGTTGGCATgggagttggggagaggaggTGTGATGATAGCCTGGAAGTAAGTAGTTCAATACTAGATCAGGGCTGAGGATTCCCTTGAATGACTCCATAGAAGACTCCCAGGTCCCTGCATGGGGCATATACTTCCTGCCCATACAATGGAGGCCGTATCCTGACCATCTGCTGCCATAGACAAAGCATAGACTCAGTTGGCACCTTCCCATTCTTTTAGAGATGGAGGAAACAAGGCTTGAATGGGTGAATGGGCTTGTACAAAGGGAAGACTCAATCTGCGAGCTGTGCTGGCATAAAATTTTCAGCTCTCTTGATTCTCAGTTCAGAACTCTGTCCTCCATATATTGTAAGTTTATTAATCATGCATTTGGAAATATGGAAAGTATGAGCCTAACATTTTCTAAATACTTCTGAGCCTCCTCCTATACCTGATCCTGGAAAAGCAAATCTAAGACGCATTTGGAGATTAGCAGGTGTGGGAGATGgaccctttcctttccattcgTGCATGTCTTGATTAAGTCACCATCCCAACCTTTGGACAGGAGCTTTT
Coding sequences within:
- the DEFB136 gene encoding beta-defensin 136 yields the protein MRHSLIGLLFLLVISLPSGNGLFRHDGIQIRTCTALKGRCFFSCRVGWTWVSFCHNILSCCVKMLKNNPPQVDEY